The sequence below is a genomic window from Felis catus isolate Fca126 chromosome A2, F.catus_Fca126_mat1.0, whole genome shotgun sequence.
TCTTGGAGGCAGGAAGCCGACCATGGGCGTAGAGTAACGGCCCCGCCCGCATCGGTGGGCCCGGTACGCCGCGGGGTTCGAGGAGTCGAGACTGGCACGGCACATGACCTTGAACAGGCAGCCCGGGGCCCGCGTCGCGGCCTCCCTGGCTCCTGCCAGACAGGCGAGTTGCGGCCCGTCCCACTCACCGAGCGAGGCCGCCGCCGCCAGCCCTCTTAGGGCCCTGGCAACCCGCTCTCGGTTCCGGTTCCGGCGTCTGGTCGGTTCCGGTTCCGGcgcgcccctcccccgtcccGTCGCCGCCGCCTCAGCCGCTTGTTTTGTTTCGACTTCTAGTTACGGCCGCGGGTGGCTGAGAGCCTAGCTGGTGACGCACTTCCGGTGGGAGTGGGCATGCGGCGACGGGCAGCTCCGGGGCGGGCCCGAACGGAGGAGGCGGGGCTCCGGTGCTTTGGCCTCGCCCTAGCCCTGCTGGTGCCATCCTGAGGTTCCGCCCAGAGACCCCGCCCTCCCCAAATCAGAGTCCAGACTACACAGTGGGTAATCACAGCGGTTTATTGGGGGCCTGGTCGGGCTGGGAACTGTTTCAGGCAGATGCAGTAACGGGCGGGGTTGGGGACTGGAGTAGGCGTCGCGCAGGGGTCACTGGCAGGTGTTGTAGATCTGAACCTGCAAGTTGATGGCTTGAAGCACGCTACGCATCCTGGCCTCCAGCCCATCCAGCTGGGCTGCTTTGCCTTCCAGTGCCCGCTCGTTCTCTTCATAGGTGCCCTCCAGCTCTAGGAGGGGAAGGTCTCAGCTGAAGGGTCCTACTCCCACAGTCCCACACCTCTGGCGCCCACCCACCCCAATCATCACCTTGTAGCCGTTGCAGCTTGTCCTGAGCAGCCTGCAACAAGCCTCGAGCTTCATCCCGAAGTTGCTCTGCCCGTGCCTGTGCAGCCAACACACCCTGGGCCTTGCGCTCAGCCAAGGCCTTCACTGTTTGGTACTGGTCGCCTAGTGGGCCCTGCAGCAGCTGGGGATATAGAAGGCAAAGTcagctgggtgtctcagtggagGCCCAGACTCTACTTCAACCCCCACCAGCTGGCTCTGCCTCAACCCACCTGCTCAGCCTCTCGGGCACGACCCTGGGCACTGCCCGCTGTTTCTTCCGCACTAGAGGCTGCCAGGCTATTCCCTGCTCGTTTCAatttcagagcctccagaagacCATCCAATTGCTGAGCCCGCTCGCCTGCAGAGCTCAGTGCCTGCTCTGCACCTGCCATCTTCTCCTGAACCTGTCATGGGTGGACCCAGGGTTAAACAGGTCTATGGTGCATGCCCATAATCTTGCCCCACTGATGTCCCAGAGAAACCACACCTGATGCAGTGTCCGCTCAGTGTCCTGTGTGTCAACTACCGCCCCTTGGATGGCACCCTGAGCAGCTCCCTGTGCCCTCTGGGCTTCCTCCAGTGCTGCTTGTACTgtttctgccttctgtttctcACCCTCAGCCCGGCTCCTGAAGAAGAGAGGGAATCAGAGCCTGCAAGTATCAGGACCAGGTGTCAAGGATTGGGGCCAGGGTCACAGTCAGACCTTGCCCGCCGTGCATCTTGCAATAGCTGTTCTGCCCGACGTACATCTCCCACGGTGCGTGCCAGGATTGTGTCCACATCCGCCAGGCTCTGGACCCTCTCTGCAATTGCGCCTGCCAGGTGCTGGATTTGCTCAGGTGATGCTGGGATGGAGAGCTCTAGCACTCGTGTGGCCACCATCTCAATGCTATCAGGATCAGCCCCCTCCTCTATGGGGACACAGGCAAGGGCTTAGGGACACAGATTCTCCAGTATTGGCATCGAACACAATTTTGGGGTATGGACTCAGGGACCCCACACAGAATATGGGTTTGCTACTAGGCATAGTGATTAACTACAAGGACAGGAACTGTAAGTGGGCACAGACTTGGGGTCGTGGACTTGGGGACCACATATAGGCAAGGGTTGAGGGGCTAGACATGGGGTCATAAGCACAGGTCCAGTGCAGGCTCTGACCCAAGTATGGACCCAGGGACACAAGTATGAACATAGACACAGGTGACACAACCACATGGCCTGGGCCACACGGGAGGCTCACGGCTGAGGAAGTCCTTCACACTCTGGATAAGTTCCCGAAGTTCTTGGTTGGCCTTCTCCACCTGTCCCCTGGAAGCATTAGCCTTGTCCAGGGCTGCCTGGGCCCGCTGCTGTGCCTCTCCTGCCTGCCGACGGGTCTCAGCCACCTGGCTGAGGATGCCGCCACCTTCTGCCAGTGCCCGCTGCAGCTCTGCCTGCGTGTGCCGGGCCCGACCCAGTGCCAGGTCCGCCATGGCTACTGCCCCATTGCAGCTGAGGCCCCCACAGCGGGGTTGCCCATCCTCGTCCAGGCAGCCAGCACCCCCGCAAGGGCTTGTTGCACAGGGTGCATCCCCTGGGGGCCCACACACCTGCCAGGCACAGAACAAGTCAGGGACCTGTAGAAGGAACAGCCACACCCACATGTCCCACCCCACACTTGTGCCTCACCAGTTCATTGATGCCTGTCAGGCTCAGGGACTGGGTACGGGCTGAGAGCTCGCCTAGTGCCTGCTGGTTGGCCATGTGCTTGCGGTTGAAGTCCTCCTTCTTGGCACCTATTAGCACCTCTGTCCTGTGCCGGGTATCTGCTGAGTTGCTCACAGGACTGGGCACTGTCAGGGCTGATGTGTTGGCACGACGTTCCGCCTCTGCAGACAGACTGTGGGCATGGCGGATGCTGTCATAGGCACCTATATTGGGCAAAGGCTGGCAGTCAGCTAAAGATCACTCAACCCTGGTCCACCTGCCTAGTTGGCCAACAACCCACCCAGGAAGTTTGAATGCTTGAGCAGGTCCAAATGCTGGTCCAGCTGCCGCAGTGTGAGATTAAGTGCAAGCCCATCTCGCTCCAGACTGCTCAGTGCATGGTTGGCATTGAAGTTCTCATCCTGCACATCAGTCAGTTCTGCCTCCAGCTGGGTCAGGTGCTCAGTGGCCTCCCCAATTTCACGCCTGTGCCAGTAGGTAGTGGTGTTTAGAGAAGCTTCAGGCCACTGGgcctctgccccatcccaccACATATCCTCAGGCCCATCCGCACCGTAGCTCCTCTGTGGCCTCCACAAGTTGCGCAGTGGAGGCAGCTGAGGTGTTGCGGGTACCCACAATCCCCTGCACAGTCCCCAGCTTCTCCTGCATGTGCCAGAAGCGGCTCTCAAAGGCACCCAGCACACCCGTCTGCTGCAGCTCCTGTGCCCGCTGCTCCAGGCGCCGCGTACGGGCAGCCAAGTCCTGTACCACACGGTCCCAGTCCCCGAAGCATGTGTGGCATGGGTGGCAAGCAGGAAAGACCCCTGAGAAGCCACGGGCACACTGGTCACAGCGCACGCCAGACACGCCTGGGCGGCAGCTACAGTGGCCCGTGGAGCGGTGACACTGAGGTGTGTCTATTCCACGAGGGTCACAATCACAGGCTGCAGAAAAGGGCAGACCATAAAGTTAGGGTGGCAGTGGGACATCCTGAGAAGTCCCCCATCTACCCTAGCCCTGCCAGCTCTCACCGCGGCACTGCAAACCAGGGTCTCCCCAGTGGAGCTCCTGGCACTCAGAACAGGTTCGCCCACCAAAGCCAGCACGGCAGTGGCACTGCCCTGTGAACTAGAGTGGGAACAGGGCAGAGGTCAGAGCCTCAATCAGAGGCTAAGCCCTTGAGAGTTAAGACAGACAGCTGGCACCATCCACCCAGGGATCCACAGGAGAATCCCATACCTCATTGCAGGTAGGGCCTCTGGCTCGGCTTGGGTGGCAGGCACAGGGCTGACATCCATGGCCACTGGTAAGGTTCCAGAAGTTGGGGGCACAGCGGTCACAGCTAGGGCCCTGGACATTGGGGAGGCATGGGCACTGCCCACTGCTTGGGTCACAGTGGCACCGGTCAGTGGACGGGCACTGCTGGGGATCTGTGCCCAGCAAGTTGCAGGTGCAGCCTGTGCCAGTCAAACACATTAATCAAGGAGAGCCTGAGCAGCAGAGCCCTGCCCTAGCCATCCCAATCCCACACTCACGGTGACAGCTCTGTCGGGTGGCCTGTCCATGGAAGCCAGGCTTGCAGTGGGCACAGTGTGGCCCCTCCGTGTGGTATAAGCAGCGCAGGCATTGCCCCGTGCGGGGGTCACAGGCATCAGGGTCCGTGGGGTCAATGTTCCCACTGCACTCACAGGGCTGGCACTGGCCACCTGGCCTTGATGGGTCCCCAAAGTGCCCAGGGGCACAAGCTTCGCACCGCAGCCCTGCCCACGGTTGGGAAAGGCATGAGTGTTCAGTTCAGCTGCCCCACCCTGATCCCATGCCTGCACCTTACTTACCTGTGTAGCCTGCCTTACAGTGGCACATGATCTGCTGGGAGTACCCATCCCGATGGCAAGAAGTAGCAAAGTGCCGCCGGCTCCCAGGGCCttcagggcagggacagggccGGCACTGGCCCCCATGTGGTAGCCGTGGGTCCCCGTGGAAGCCAGCAATGCACcttcagggaggggcaggaagagataTGTGATCCCTGAGCAGCATTCCCACCCACCAACCCACTCCCAGCTGCTCCAGGCTCACCTTTCACAGTGCTCACCCCCTGTGTGATCACGGCAGCCCAGGCAAGTGCCTGTGTGGGTGTCGCATTCATCTGCATGCCCATTGCAGACACATGGCTGGCAGTTAGGGAATCCCCACTGGCCACGCTGGCAGCGATCGCAGCGAAGCCCAAAGGCACCAGCTCGGCAGGGGCATTGCCCACTGGTCCCTTCACATAGGCCACTGAGTGCCCCCTCGGGGCTGCACTGGCAGGCTGGGGGCAAGGCAGAGGCTGAGCCAGGGAGGGGATTTGAGGGAATCTAGGTGGGGTCAGGGTGGGAAAGTCAGGGAATGGAAGAGAACTTCCAGTGTCCTGGTGCTGAGAGCATGGGGTCCAATGCAGAGttagaggaaggaagaagcagagtcggagggaggagggagaatagtagtggggaggagagagaaggaaaggaggaaagaaaggcaggcaAGTACCTTGACAACCTGTGGGGCCAAAGCCGTAGAAACCAGGGGCACAGCGATCACAGCGGCGCCCAACCACTGCAGGTTTACACAGGCACTGACCGCCATGGGGATTACACTCAGAACTCAGTGAGCCCTGGGGGTCACACTGACAGGCTGTGGGGCAGGTGGATAGGGCCAAGTCAGGCTGGGGCCCCACACCTCTGCCCCACCGACCCACATCACAGACACTTACGCAAGGCACCATTGTAGAGTAGGGCAGACAGGCTGATGAGGAGGGGGACACAGGCCTCAGAGGGAAGGGTCTTACTGGGCACCAGACCCTCCTCGTGACAACGGTAGTGTTCAAAGGTGGCACGGCGCTCCAGGGCAGCAGCATCACCCCCACTAAACATCTCCAGCACGAGGACACGGGGAAGCAGCACCAACTGAAAAGATGAGCAAGGAAGAATGAGGTCCAGACCCAAGACCATATTGACACTGCCAGAGCACTTAGCACCACCATGGACCTGCCTCTTCTGTCATAGGCCCCGCCTATCCAGCCACCACCACTACAGGTCCCATCCCATAGACCTTGCTTTCCTAGTCAGTGTGGGGAGAGAGGGCTATTCACCGAGTCAATGAGCAGGCTGGGTCTAGAGTAGGGGGCCTCAGGCTGGGCACTTCCCCCTGTCCGCACCAGCTTCAGATGCAGCTTATAGGAGATGCCAGGCTCAAGGCAGACAGGTCTTGGAAATACCATATACCTGGGGGGAGACAAGGACAGGTATGGGGTTCACCCAGAGTCCCTGTACCCACCGTCCTAGGCCTCCTCACCCCGCACACAGCAACCCAACCATCGGCCAAGAAAGATGCTAGGGCTGGTATACAGATTTCCACAAGCATGCCTCACTGGACTCCTATACCTGTGCAGACCAATCTCTGAAAATGCTCCCTACAGTCTTGCAACCCCATGGCATTTCCCTGGCACAAATACTTGCCAATTTTTCTTCAATGGCCTCCTCACATTTCCTCCAACCTTGACCTCCAACCTCTGCTCCTCTTCACCAAGACTATGTCATTCCCTCCAACCTGGCTCTGCCTTTCCTAGGTCATTCCCATCAGCCTACAAACATCTTTTATTCCCCCTTGAAAACATCTTCTCTTAATCCCTGAG
It includes:
- the LAMB2 gene encoding laminin subunit beta-2 isoform X1, translating into MERASWVSGRDLRGLPGPWELRLGLLLSALATALAQALAPDVPGCSRGSCYPATGDLLVGRADRLTASSTCGLHGPQPYCIVSHLQDEKKCFLCDSRRPFSARDNPNSHRIQNVVTSFAPQRRTAWWQSENGVPVVTIQLDLEAEFHFTHLIMTFKTFRPAAMLVERSADFGRTWHVYRYFSYDCGADFPGVPLAPPRHWDDVVCESRYSEIEPSTEGEVIYRVLDPAIPIPDPYSPRIQNLLKITNLRVNLTRLHTLGDNLLDPRREIREKYYYALYELVVRGNCFCYGHASQCAPAPGAPVHAEGMVHGACICKHNTRGLNCERCQDFYHDLPWRPAEDGHSHACRKCECHGHAHSCHFDMAIYLASGNVSGGVCDGCQHNTAGRHCELCRPFFYRDPTKDLRDPAVCRSCDCDPMGSQDGGRCDPHDDPALGLVSGQCRCKEHVVGSRCQQCRDGFFGLSASDPAGCRRCQCDARGTVPGITSCDPNSGTCFCKRLVTGRGCNRCLPGHWGLSHDLLGCRPCDCDVGGALDPQCNEATGQCRCRQHMVGRRCEQVQPGYFRPFLDHLTWEAEDTRGQVLDVVERLVTPGGTVSWTGRGFVRLQEGQALEFLVTSVPRAMDYDLLLRLEPQVPEQWAEMEVAVQRPGPVSAHGPCGHMLPKDDHIPGTLQPETRYMVFPRPVCLEPGISYKLHLKLVRTGGSAQPEAPYSRPSLLIDSLVLLPRVLVLEMFSGGDAAALERRATFEHYRCHEEGLVPSKTLPSEACVPLLISLSALLYNGALPCQCDPQGSLSSECNPHGGQCLCKPAVVGRRCDRCAPGFYGFGPTGCQACQCSPEGALSGLCEGTSGQCPCRAGAFGLRCDRCQRGQWGFPNCQPCVCNGHADECDTHTGTCLGCRDHTGGEHCERCIAGFHGDPRLPHGGQCRPCPCPEGPGSRRHFATSCHRDGYSQQIMCHCKAGYTGLRCEACAPGHFGDPSRPGGQCQPCECSGNIDPTDPDACDPRTGQCLRCLYHTEGPHCAHCKPGFHGQATRQSCHRCTCNLLGTDPQQCPSTDRCHCDPSSGQCPCLPNVQGPSCDRCAPNFWNLTSGHGCQPCACHPSRARGPTCNEFTGQCHCRAGFGGRTCSECQELHWGDPGLQCRACDCDPRGIDTPQCHRSTGHCSCRPGVSGVRCDQCARGFSGVFPACHPCHTCFGDWDRVVQDLAARTRRLEQRAQELQQTGVLGAFESRFWHMQEKLGTVQGIVGTRNTSAASTAQLVEATEELRREIGEATEHLTQLEAELTDVQDENFNANHALSSLERDGLALNLTLRQLDQHLDLLKHSNFLGAYDSIRHAHSLSAEAERRANTSALTVPSPVSNSADTRHRTEVLIGAKKEDFNRKHMANQQALGELSARTQSLSLTGINELVCGPPGDAPCATSPCGGAGCLDEDGQPRCGGLSCNGAVAMADLALGRARHTQAELQRALAEGGGILSQVAETRRQAGEAQQRAQAALDKANASRGQVEKANQELRELIQSVKDFLSQEGADPDSIEMVATRVLELSIPASPEQIQHLAGAIAERVQSLADVDTILARTVGDVRRAEQLLQDARRARSRAEGEKQKAETVQAALEEAQRAQGAAQGAIQGAVVDTQDTERTLHQVQEKMAGAEQALSSAGERAQQLDGLLEALKLKRAGNSLAASSAEETAGSAQGRAREAEQLLQGPLGDQYQTVKALAERKAQGVLAAQARAEQLRDEARGLLQAAQDKLQRLQELEGTYEENERALEGKAAQLDGLEARMRSVLQAINLQVQIYNTCQ
- the LAMB2 gene encoding laminin subunit beta-2 isoform X2, with translation MVIYRVLDPAIPIPDPYSPRIQNLLKITNLRVNLTRLHTLGDNLLDPRREIREKYYYALYELVVRGNCFCYGHASQCAPAPGAPVHAEGMVHGACICKHNTRGLNCERCQDFYHDLPWRPAEDGHSHACRKCECHGHAHSCHFDMAIYLASGNVSGGVCDGCQHNTAGRHCELCRPFFYRDPTKDLRDPAVCRSCDCDPMGSQDGGRCDPHDDPALGLVSGQCRCKEHVVGSRCQQCRDGFFGLSASDPAGCRRCQCDARGTVPGITSCDPNSGTCFCKRLVTGRGCNRCLPGHWGLSHDLLGCRPCDCDVGGALDPQCNEATGQCRCRQHMVGRRCEQVQPGYFRPFLDHLTWEAEDTRGQVLDVVERLVTPGGTVSWTGRGFVRLQEGQALEFLVTSVPRAMDYDLLLRLEPQVPEQWAEMEVAVQRPGPVSAHGPCGHMLPKDDHIPGTLQPETRYMVFPRPVCLEPGISYKLHLKLVRTGGSAQPEAPYSRPSLLIDSLVLLPRVLVLEMFSGGDAAALERRATFEHYRCHEEGLVPSKTLPSEACVPLLISLSALLYNGALPCQCDPQGSLSSECNPHGGQCLCKPAVVGRRCDRCAPGFYGFGPTGCQACQCSPEGALSGLCEGTSGQCPCRAGAFGLRCDRCQRGQWGFPNCQPCVCNGHADECDTHTGTCLGCRDHTGGEHCERCIAGFHGDPRLPHGGQCRPCPCPEGPGSRRHFATSCHRDGYSQQIMCHCKAGYTGLRCEACAPGHFGDPSRPGGQCQPCECSGNIDPTDPDACDPRTGQCLRCLYHTEGPHCAHCKPGFHGQATRQSCHRCTCNLLGTDPQQCPSTDRCHCDPSSGQCPCLPNVQGPSCDRCAPNFWNLTSGHGCQPCACHPSRARGPTCNEFTGQCHCRAGFGGRTCSECQELHWGDPGLQCRACDCDPRGIDTPQCHRSTGHCSCRPGVSGVRCDQCARGFSGVFPACHPCHTCFGDWDRVVQDLAARTRRLEQRAQELQQTGVLGAFESRFWHMQEKLGTVQGIVGTRNTSAASTAQLVEATEELRREIGEATEHLTQLEAELTDVQDENFNANHALSSLERDGLALNLTLRQLDQHLDLLKHSNFLGAYDSIRHAHSLSAEAERRANTSALTVPSPVSNSADTRHRTEVLIGAKKEDFNRKHMANQQALGELSARTQSLSLTGINELVCGPPGDAPCATSPCGGAGCLDEDGQPRCGGLSCNGAVAMADLALGRARHTQAELQRALAEGGGILSQVAETRRQAGEAQQRAQAALDKANASRGQVEKANQELRELIQSVKDFLSQEGADPDSIEMVATRVLELSIPASPEQIQHLAGAIAERVQSLADVDTILARTVGDVRRAEQLLQDARRARSRAEGEKQKAETVQAALEEAQRAQGAAQGAIQGAVVDTQDTERTLHQVQEKMAGAEQALSSAGERAQQLDGLLEALKLKRAGNSLAASSAEETAGSAQGRAREAEQLLQGPLGDQYQTVKALAERKAQGVLAAQARAEQLRDEARGLLQAAQDKLQRLQELEGTYEENERALEGKAAQLDGLEARMRSVLQAINLQVQIYNTCQ